A stretch of DNA from Methylomicrobium lacus LW14:
CGCCAAAAAAGCCAAGAGCTGGGCGCTGGCCGATCAAATCCGCGACGATCTGAAGCAACAGGGCGTCATCCTCGAAGATGCGCCGAACGGCACGACCAGTTGGCGGCGCGGCTGAGCCGTTGATTCCGATTATAAAGTATTTCCGACTTTTCGCAGGTAGGGTGGATAAGCGCAGCGCATCCACCAAAGGAGTCTCATTAGGTGGATGCGCTGCGCTTATCCACCCTACACATCTTCTCCCTCACATGACCGAAATCAAAGATCAATCTCTAAAAACTTTTTTCGACAACTTGGCCAGCAAGGCGCCGACACCGGGCGGCGGCGGCGCGGCGGCGGTGATGGGAGCGCAGTCCGCCGCCTTGACCAGCATGGTCTGCAACCTGACGATCGGCAAGCCCAAATACGCCGAAGTCGAAGCCGATATGCAAGCCTTGCTCGAAAAATCCGAAGCCTTGCGCGCAAGTCTGACCGACATGATCAAGGCCGATGTCGATGTATTCAACCGACTGATGGCGACCTACGGCTTGCCGAAAGACACCGACGAACAAAAGGCCGAGCGCTCTGCGGCGATCCAGGAGGCCTTGAGAGAAGCGACCGAGGTGCCTTTGGCCTGCGCGGGGGCCTGCCGCGAAGCGATCGACCTGAGCCGGATCGCCGCCGACAAGGGCAACCTCGGCGTGATCAGCGACGCGGGCGTCGCGGCGATGGCCGGCTACGGGGCGCTGAAAAGCGCGGCGCTGAATGTCTATATCAACGCCGGCAGCCTGAAAGACCGCGATTTCGCGGAAGCCAAACTGGCCGAGTTGGAAGCGTTATTGCACGGCGCAGAAGCGGCGGCCGAGGAAATCTATCAAATCGTGAAGGCCAAATTATAAGCGGATATCCCGCACGGTTAATATCCACGAAAGACACGAAAACAAGCTGAAAGCAAAGGTTGAACGGATTGGGCTATGAAATTTTTCGTGGCTTTCGTGTTTTTCGTGGACAATGCCTCTGAACGCAGAAGGCCGGGGCGTTTTTGCGCTTTTTTTGTGCATTAACTT
This window harbors:
- the fchA gene encoding methenyltetrahydrofolate cyclohydrolase, whose product is MTEIKDQSLKTFFDNLASKAPTPGGGGAAAVMGAQSAALTSMVCNLTIGKPKYAEVEADMQALLEKSEALRASLTDMIKADVDVFNRLMATYGLPKDTDEQKAERSAAIQEALREATEVPLACAGACREAIDLSRIAADKGNLGVISDAGVAAMAGYGALKSAALNVYINAGSLKDRDFAEAKLAELEALLHGAEAAAEEIYQIVKAKL